TATACTACACCTCCCCCTAGATACAATGATGCTTCACTGGTAAAATTATTAGAAGAATCAGGTATAGGAAGGCCTTCAACCTATGCCCCAATTATAAATACACTTATAAAACGATATTATGCCATAAGGTCAGGAAGACAGCTTGTACCGACAGTCCTTGGCAAGCTGGTTAATGAAGCTGTTTCAAAGCATTTTTCAAACCTAGTATCTATAGACTTCACATCACAAATGGAAGAGAAGCTTGATCTTGTTGAAGAATCAAAATCGGACTGGAAGGTGATGTTAAGGAATTTTTACGATCCCTTTAAATTGACTGTTGATGAGGCTGAAAAAGTAATGGAGGAGATGAAGGGAATTCTTGATGAGGAGACTGATTTGATATGCGAAAAATGCGGCAAAAATATGGTAAAAAAACTTGGTAAACATGGATTCTTTCTTGCCTGTCCCGGTTTTCCAGAGTGTAGAAATTCTAAGGCTCTGCCTTTAGGCAAATGTCCCATGACCAATTGTGAAGGTGACGTAATCAAGAAGGCTTCAAAGAAGGGAAGAAACTTTTATGCCTGCACCAATTACCCCAATTGCAATTTTATCTCCAATGATACACCAGCTGATAAGAACTGTCCAATTTGTGGCAGACTATTATTCAAGAAGAGGATCAAGGGTAAGGGTGAAATGCTCACATGTTATGATGAAAAATGCGGATATAAGGTTGAGCTTCTCGATGAGAAGACGATCAGGAATGAGGATGATAATCAATTGTAATTGAGGGCAGATCGTGATTAAAGAAATTGATCAGTTTATGGATTATCTTGAGTGTGAAAAGGGTGCTGCGAATAAAACCCGCCAGGCCTACAATAGAGACCTAATTCAATTCTATAAATTCTTGATGAAAGATTATTGTAAGGATAAGGAAAATAATTATTATGATATTGATGTTGTGATAAGGGACGATGATGTCTTAGTTAATTCTATTGGCCAGGATGAGATTTCGGGATTTGTTGAATTCTGCTATGACATGGGATTGAAGAAAACATCTATATCAAGAAAGATAGCCTGTATAAAATCATTTTTTAAATTTCTATATAACAATGAATTGATAAACCTTAATCCCGCAATAAGAATCAATTTTCCAAAAGGAATAAAAAAAATACCAAGATTTTTATACCATGACAAGATTAGTGAATTGCTAAGTTTTGATTTAACAAATTTTTTAGACTTCAGGGATAGGGCCCTACTAGAGCTCTTTTACTCCTCTGGGGCAAGGGTATCAGAAATAGCCTCAGCTAATATTAAAAATCTTAATTTAAGCGATGGAACCCTAAAGGTCTTTGGAAAAGGTTCAGTAGATAGAGTGGTATTTTTAACTGACGATACATCAATATGGATGGAACGGTATCTCAAAAGGAGAGAGGTGGAGTTTGGAGAATTTACAGAACCCCTTTTTGTAAATAGCGCTGGGAAAAGGATCACTGTGAGGGGTATATTCTATATTGTTGATAAGAGAGCAAAGAGTGCTGGTATGATGGAGAGGGTATCACCTCATATGTTACGGCATAGTTTTGCTACTGAACTGATGAATCAAGGAGCTGATATTAGGGCTATCCAGGAGATGCTTGGGCACAAGAGCATTTCTGCTACTCAAGTTTATACACACACGACAAAGGAGAGATTAAAAAGTGTTTATGAAAAATATCATCCCCATGCCGAGGATGAGCTAAAGGAAATGGAATAACGTATTTCTATATTTTTCTGGAATTCTCTCTTTTCTCAAGAAATATCCAAAAATTAATTAATATTGATGCTGATATTATACACCATATCGTAAAGATTACACCAGGGATAGCGACCTCAGCTGAAAAATGCTGTAATGCAA
The sequence above is drawn from the Spirochaetota bacterium genome and encodes:
- a CDS encoding tyrosine-type recombinase/integrase — its product is MIKEIDQFMDYLECEKGAANKTRQAYNRDLIQFYKFLMKDYCKDKENNYYDIDVVIRDDDVLVNSIGQDEISGFVEFCYDMGLKKTSISRKIACIKSFFKFLYNNELINLNPAIRINFPKGIKKIPRFLYHDKISELLSFDLTNFLDFRDRALLELFYSSGARVSEIASANIKNLNLSDGTLKVFGKGSVDRVVFLTDDTSIWMERYLKRREVEFGEFTEPLFVNSAGKRITVRGIFYIVDKRAKSAGMMERVSPHMLRHSFATELMNQGADIRAIQEMLGHKSISATQVYTHTTKERLKSVYEKYHPHAEDELKEME